The genomic interval CGCGCATCGTCCGCCAAGGTTCGTCGACCGTCATGCCCTCGGGCATCACCAACTCGACGCTGTCGTCGGACTTAAGTCCGGGCGAGGTGATGTCGTTGATGATGGTGTAGCCGAAGACGCCCGCCGCAGCGTCCTCGGGTGTCGCGCGTCTGAGGGTGGCGCCGATGACGGCGGCCAGTTCGGGTTCGGGATGCACGAGACCCCACGCGGGGTCGACCTCGATGTGCGTACCGTGCCCGGTCATCGCGCTCGGTGGTGTCAGGAAGTACATGGGAGCGGTCATCTTTCGGGCCGCCAGGTAATTGAAGACATCGTTGTTCAGTGCCACACCGACGATCTTCGACGGGTCCGTCATCGGCGGGAGCCAATCGATGCCGTCGGCGTCGACTATCACCCTCTCGCCGCCCGCATCGATCATTGCCAACAGGTTGCGGCGCTCGACTGCGTTGAAGCCCATGATGGACCGCATGGTCAGACCGCCGCCGTTCGTCGCCGCTTCGACCGACGCGAGCTTCCCGCCGGCGACTTCGACCAGAACACCCTGCTTACCATCGATCATTCCTGTGGCTAACTTCATTATGTTCAGACCCTTCAGCGGTAGATGAATTCACAGAGTGACAGCGAGCGCAGTCGCCACGACGAGGATGGTCACACCAGCAGAGAACAGGAGAACGTTCTGGTCGACGAGGCGGTGTCGCCCGCCGATGGTGACCGTGAGTGGTCGGTAGCCGTTGCTGTCGGCGATCTCACCGCCGTACATCGGCATGGCTAGAACGGAGAGAAAGAATCCGCCCAGAATGATGCCGGTGATGGCACCCGCGATCGCGAACCTCGCCGGCAAGGTAGCAACGGGGACCCAAAGGACTACCAGCGCGAGTACACCGACACCGATGTGTGTCGCGACCTGCCACACCACGTGAAACCGTGCGTGACCGACCCACACGGGGTTGGTCGCGTGCGTCTTGTTCAAATCCGCAGCAGCTGCGACCACAGCGAACGACAAAATACTCACGGTGAACAGAACTTGTGCGAGAACAACCACTCCCACCCCCAAGTTATAATTAACTGATCGCTCAATAACATTGATACATGGAGCATCGCCCTGAAGCAACCCCTGCTGGGAATCCGCCAGATTCGACAACCGCGCCGAGCCCCTCGAATGCAGAAGCCCCCGAGATCGTTGGGGTGATTCAGCCGAGTCGCGGCGACCTGATCAGCAAGTCGATCGGCGTTGCGATGACGCATGCGAGTTCGAAAGTGCATCAGTGAAGTGCGCCTCCTCTAGCCAGAGCCCGTCGCCGGCGAGCTGGCATCAACAGTTCGATCGCCGCCGTCTCCGCGTTCATTTGTCGAATAGGTGGCGCCCAGCGGTTGACGACGTGCGGGCGTACGCCGCATGCGTCCGATGCGGTCGGGTCGTCGACCGCATCGTCGCCGTGGTCGACATTCCCGGTGTGCAGATCATCTTCCGACGCGGTTGCTCCGAACTCGAACGCCATCCGGCGTCGGGAGTGTCCGCACTCCGGGCCAGTTCGAGACCGCGGCGCCCCTACACGACGGGAACGATCGGCATGAGTCACCAAGATGCACCGGAACCCTGACCCAATGGCCGCATCACCAGAAATTGCTTCGCCTGACCATCGCAACTGGCCGGGCAGGCCCTTCCACTCGCATACGCACAGTCCTAGCCGTTGCAGAGTCAGGGGGTAGCCAAGTCGACCGGACCCGGTCGCGGAAAGGTCACGCCCTGAGCACCCGGTTGCGCTGCGAACTGAGATTGACGGTGCACCAGTCTTGGCGCTTCATCAGCCGGCTGGGATTTACAAAAGTACATCCAGTACAGTTACGATCGTGACTATAGCACCAGCTCCAGCAGCGATATCACGTACGCGTCGATGGGGAATACTCGCGGCAGTAACAGCTGGACTACTGATGATCGTGATGGACAACACCATTCTCTATACCGCCTTGCCGACGCTGACCACTGATCTGGGTGCGACCGGGTCGCAGAGTCTGTGGATCATCAACGCTTACCCGGTCGTGATGGCAGGCTTGTTGCTCGGCGCTGGCACTCTCGGTGACCGGGTAGGTCACCGAAACATGTTCTTGATCGGCCTGTCGGTGTTCGCCGCAGCGTCCCTTCTGGCTGCCTTCTCGCCGACTGCGGCGGTGCTGATCGCTGCACGAGCACTGCTGGCGGTGGGGGCCGCGGCCATGATGCCGGCAACGCTCGCGTTGATTGCCTCGACGTTCACGGACGAACGCGAGCGCAACTCCGCATTCGCCATCTGGGGAGCGGCGTCGACGATCGGGATGGCGTCGGGTCCCGTCGTCGGCGGCGCCCTGCTCGAAATGTTCTGGTGGGGCGCGGCATTCCTCATCAACGTACCCATCGCACTCGCAGCGATCGTCGCAACCATCTTGATCGCCCCTGTGAACGATCCCAACCCAGCCAAAAACTGGGATCAGCTCTCTTCACTGTGGGCTCTGATCGGTTTGGTCGGAGCAGTACTCACCATCAAGGAGTCAGCTCACCCTCCTCAAAATTGGACACTGATCACCGTATCGCTGCTTCTGTCTGTCATCGGACTGACGATGTTCGTCCTCCGCCAGAAACGGCTATCGGAGCCACTGTTGGATTTCACCCTCTTTCGAAACAGGGTGTTCACTGCCGGCGTCCTAGGCGCCGGCATTTCCTTGTTCCCAATCGTGGGAATTCAGCTGGTGACAACGCAGCGCTTCCAACTGCTCGAGGGCTTCACCCCGTTGCAGGCCGGCTTGTTGGTCGCAGCCATTGCGGCGGGCAACATACCCGCGACACTTGCGGGAGGAGCACTCCTCCACAGAACCGGTCTCCTACCACTCATCTCCGGCGGGCTTGCCATCGCCGTCGGTGGTGTACTTGTTCTCATGGTCGGCGCAGAATCTACTCTGGCTGTCTTCATCATCGGCCTCGTCGTGACCGGCGTCGGCCTCGGATTCGTCGGCGCAGTGGCGTCCAATGCAATCCTCAGCAACGCCCCATCGCACCGCGCTGGAATGGCATCCTCGGTCGAGGAGGTGTCGTTCGAGTTCGGATCGTTAACCGCCGTCGCGCTCATCGGTAGCCTGGTATCGCTCGTTTACTCGCTCACCATCGAGCTTCCGCTCGGCGCGCCCACATCCGCTCGCGAGAGCCTCGCCGATGCGGTGACCTCATTCGACGCGGTACCGGGTTTGTTCGAAGCTGCCCACGACGCCTATGCCACCGGCTATCTTATCGTCCTCATCGTCATAGCGGTCATCCTCGCATTCGGCGCCCTCATCACCGGGTGGCTATTGCGGCATCATGGTCCAGGAACCGCAGTGACCGCCTCGTTTTCGGAGACAGACACCCACAACACACCGAAAGAGGCACGCACGTGACAGCGCCATGGCGCCGGGCCCGCTGATGCGGCCCAGTAAGCGAGACACAATCCTCGCCGCGGCGATCCGCGTCGTCGAGCTACACGGAGTTGCCGCGGTGACTTACGAATCTGTGGCGGACGAGGCCAGTCTCACCAAAGGTGGGATCCTCTACCACTTCCCGTCTCGCGACTCACTGCTCAGTGCTGTGCAAGAGTTCCTGGCCGCTCACTGGGAGTCCTCGATGCTTGAGGCCGCCGGCACCACATCAGCCGAAACTCTCTCCGAAGGAGAACGCCTGGCCGCGTATGCGCGAATCGCCGCGCACAGTGCAACACGAGCGGAACTGCTCCTTATTCTCGAAGCCGCCACGAACACTGAGCGCAGTGCCCCATGGACCGGAAACGTCAACCGGTGGACTCCCCCGCTCCCTACCTCACTGCCTCCCACCGCGGAGCAAATGAACCTGATCATCGCCCGCCTTGCCGCCGATGGCCTGTGGCTGCACGACACGATCACCGGCTCACCGATGCCGAGCGCACTTCGTGATCACATTGCCGCGCACCTCGCTCACCTCGCCGATCCGGCCACCGACCAGACCGACGACGTTCGCCCGTCGCCGTAGGCGCCTCGAATTCACTGCGCCGAGACACTGCCTGACCGCTTGCGAGGCTGCTCTCGCGTGAAACTCCGACTGGCTGTCGACGTGCGTCACCCGTTGATCACCTGAGGCGCCGAGACCGACTTCAGGCCTTCGACACCGAATTCCAGTCCGTACCCCGACATCTTGACCCCACCGAAGGGAATCATGGGATGCACGCCGCCGTGCGAGTTGATCCACACCGTGCCGGCCTGGATACGCGCCGCGACCGCGCGCGCGGCATCGGCGTCAGCGCTCCACACCGACGACCCCAGCCCGACGTCGAGCGCATTCGCGAGCTCGACCGCCTCGTCGATCGACTCGACACGGATGATGGGCAATGCCGGTCCGAACTGTTCCTCGACCACGAGGGGGTTGTCAGAATCGATGTCCGCCACCAACGTAGCGGGATAGAAGTACCCGGGTCCCTCGGAATCGGGGTCGCCGCCGGTGAGAATTCTCGCACCGGAATCACGTGCGGCATCGACCAGTCGCGAGACGATGTCGTACTGCGCCTTGTTCTGGAGCGGTCCCAATACGTTGTTTTCGTCAAGTCCGCGCCCCATGGGCATGGCCGAGGTTACGTCGGTGAGTGCGCTGCACACGTCGTCGTAGACGTCGGTGTGCACGTAGAGGCGCTTGAGTGCGGCGCAGGTCTGGCCGGTGTTGATGAACGCGCCCCAGAACAAGTCCTGCGCAATGGCTTTCGGGTCGACGTCGGGTAGCACGATACCGGCATCGTTGCCGCCGAGTTCGAGTGTCAGGCGCTTCACCGTATCGGCGGAGCTCTTGATGATGGCCTGACCGGTTCTCGTGGAACCGGTGAACATCAGCTTCGCGATGTCGGGGTGGCCCGCGAGTCGAGCCCCGAGCTCGCCGTCGCCGGCGACCACAGTGAGTACGTCCTGAGGAAGGGCAGTGTTCAGCACGTGCGCCAGTGCCAGCACGCTCAACGGCGTGTACTCCGACGGTTTGACGACGGTGGTGTTGCCCATGCGCAGCGCAGGCGCGATCTGCCAGACGGTGATCATCATCGGCCAGTTCCACGGTCCGATGGCACCGACGACTCCCAGTGGCCGGTAGTGCAGCTCGGCGTGGGTCTCACCATCGTCGATCAGGGTGAGATCGGGTAGGTCGGTCTCCGCGGTGGCGCGCAGCCAGTTCGTGCACGCTCCGACCTCGAAGCGGGCGTTAGGGCCGTTCAGCGGTTTGCCCTGCTCGCGGGAGAGCAACTCCGCGAGCGGTTCTGCGGCCGCGTCGATGGCGTCGGCCGCTGCGAGCAGCATCTCCTTGCGCTGGTCGTCCGTTCGGCCGGCCCATGCAGGCTGAGCAGCCTTCGCGCGCGTGATCGCCTCATCGAGGGTCTCGACGCTGCGGAACGGTGCCCGGCCGACGAGGTCGCCGGTGGCGGGATCGAGAATCTCTCGGCCTCCGGGATCGGTGATGGTGGCGAGGAGATCGTCGTACGTAAGGGTCATGGTGGGTCCTTCGTCAGCGAGGATGGGGCGAGAGGGGTCAGTAACTGGTGCGTTCCGGCGACTCTGTGTGGGTGCCTATGAAACGCTCGGCGAGCGCTTCCGAACCGCGCGCCATCAGGGCGGTGTCCGCGCCCACCAGCAGGAACGCGGCTCCCCGAGCGGCGTACGCGTCGGCCCGCACCGGGTCGAATGCGTTGACGCCGCACGGTTGTCCGGTGCTGTCGACTGCATCGAACGCTCGTGTCACCGCGGCGACGACGTCAGGATGGTTCTGTTGTCCGAGCAGGCCCATCGATGCGGCGAGATCGCTCGGTCCGAGGAACACCCCGTCGATCCCCGGGGTCGATGCGATGTCCGCCGCGTTGTCCACCCCGTCCGCCGTCTCGATCTGAACGAACACCGATACATGGTCGGCGGCCTCGGCGAGATAGTTCTCGATGCGGTTCCAGCGTCCGGAGCGGGCCAGTGCACTACCCACTCCGCGTCGACCGGCCGGCGGGTACTGCGCCGCCGCGGCAACGTCTCGGGCCTGCTCTGCGGTCGAGACCATCGGCACCAGAACGTTCTGAGCACCGAGATCCAGCACTTGTTTGATGACGACAGCGTCACCGGCCGGTACGCGTACCACCGGTGTCACCGGATAGGACGAGACCGCATAGAGTTGCACCAGAACGGATTCGAGTCCGTTGGGTGCGTGTTCCATGTCGATGAGCACCCAGTCGAGACCGGATCCCGCCATGATCTCGGCGGCGACCGGCGAGCCGGTGGTGATCCATCCTCCGTAGAGGGGTCTGTCCGCGGAGGCGAGATGGTGGCGGAACGTGTGGGTCAGGCGAATCGACACGAGATGGTTCCCATCGGTCCGTAGTCGGCGAGGACGGTGTCGCTGGGATATACCCACATGGGCCTGGTGAAGGAGCCGGCGAGCACGATTTCGCCGGCGCCGAGGTGGTCGTCGTGCTGGGCCAGTTTGTTCGCCAGCCATGCCACCCCGGTGGCGGGGTGGTTCAGGACCGCGGCGGCCACTCCGGATTCCTCGATGGTCTCGTTGCGGTAGAGCAGCGCCGAGATCCACCGCATGTCCACTGTGGACGGATTGGTGGGGTTCCCGCCGACGACCATCCCGCCGAGAGCGGCGTTGTCGCTGATGGTGTCGACGATCGTGCGGCCCTCCATCTCGATGCGAGAGCTCAGGATCTCCAGGGCCGGCACCACGTACTCGGTGGCTTTCAGAACGTCGAAGATCGTCGCATTCGGGCCGCGGACAGCCTTGCCGAGGACGAATGCCAACTCCACCTCGATGCGCACGTTCGAGAACTGGCTGTGGTCGATGACGGAACCGTTCTCGAACACCTGGTCGTCGAAGATCGCACCGTAGTCGGGCTCGGTGATGCCGGTGGCGACCTGCATCACCTTGCTGGTCAGCCCGATCTTGCGCCCGACGAGGCGGCGGCCGGATTCGACTGCACGGCGGCGCCATTCGTTCTGCACCGCGTAGGAGTCCTCCACGGTCATCTTCGGGAAGCGCGCGGTCAGTCGCGGAATCATCGTGCGATCGCGCTCGGCACCGGCGAGCTGGTCGGCGATGTCGGTGATCGTCTGGTCGGGAAGCATGCTTTCTCCTGAGGAAGTGTTACCGAGGGGGAGTCAGAGTTGGGCGCCGAGCTTGAACTCGCCCTTCTTCCACTCGGGCATCTCCTCGGTGTCCTCCTTGCGGGTGTAGGAGAAGCCGTCCGCGCCGATGGTGACAGCGAGTTCGGAGTCGTCGGTGCGGGCGATGACGGGTTGTGGGTTTCCGTCGAGATCGAGCACGAGGGAGGCGTCGGTGTACCAGCTGGGGACTACCGGAGTGCCCCACCAGTCGCGGCGCTGGTTGTCGTGGACGTCCCAGGTGACGACCGGGTTGTCGGGGTCGCCGGTGTAGTAGTCCTGTGTGTAGATCTCCACGCGGTGACCGTCCGGGTCGCGCAGGTAGAGGTAGAAGGCGTTGGAGACGCCGTGCCGACCGGGGCCGCGTTCTATGTGGTCGGACATCCGCAGTGCGCCGAGCTTGTCGCAGATGGCGATGATGTTGTGCTTCTCGTGTGTCGCGAAGGCGACGTGGTGCATGCGGGGTCCGTCGCCGCCGGTCATCGCGGTGTCGTGGACGGTGGATTTGCGACGCATCCACGCGGCGTACGTGGTTCCGGCCTCGTCCTGGATGTCCTCGGTGACGCGGAATCCGAGGTCCTCCATGTAGCCGACGGCGCGGGGGACGTCGGGAGTGACCTGGTTGAAGTGGTCGAGCCGGACGAGAGCGCCGGGGGTGTAGAGGTGGTA from Rhodococcus sp. NBC_00297 carries:
- a CDS encoding fumarylacetoacetate hydrolase family protein, yielding MIDGKQGVLVEVAGGKLASVEAATNGGGLTMRSIMGFNAVERRNLLAMIDAGGERVIVDADGIDWLPPMTDPSKIVGVALNNDVFNYLAARKMTAPMYFLTPPSAMTGHGTHIEVDPAWGLVHPEPELAAVIGATLRRATPEDAAAGVFGYTIINDITSPGLKSDDSVELVMPEGMTVDEPWRTMRGDDDRSLYLTYHARSKGTDTFAPIGPWIVTADEITEPNDLTVRGYLDDDLVLEDSTANLTFGIHDVIAHLSQTMTLTPGDIVHFGTAARPVLPDRYPTIRSIDLTRHGHRVSVEINGLGRLDNPIRRVST
- a CDS encoding MFS transporter, producing MIVMDNTILYTALPTLTTDLGATGSQSLWIINAYPVVMAGLLLGAGTLGDRVGHRNMFLIGLSVFAAASLLAAFSPTAAVLIAARALLAVGAAAMMPATLALIASTFTDERERNSAFAIWGAASTIGMASGPVVGGALLEMFWWGAAFLINVPIALAAIVATILIAPVNDPNPAKNWDQLSSLWALIGLVGAVLTIKESAHPPQNWTLITVSLLLSVIGLTMFVLRQKRLSEPLLDFTLFRNRVFTAGVLGAGISLFPIVGIQLVTTQRFQLLEGFTPLQAGLLVAAIAAGNIPATLAGGALLHRTGLLPLISGGLAIAVGGVLVLMVGAESTLAVFIIGLVVTGVGLGFVGAVASNAILSNAPSHRAGMASSVEEVSFEFGSLTAVALIGSLVSLVYSLTIELPLGAPTSARESLADAVTSFDAVPGLFEAAHDAYATGYLIVLIVIAVILAFGALITGWLLRHHGPGTAVTASFSETDTHNTPKEART
- a CDS encoding TetR/AcrR family transcriptional regulator, with product MTYESVADEASLTKGGILYHFPSRDSLLSAVQEFLAAHWESSMLEAAGTTSAETLSEGERLAAYARIAAHSATRAELLLILEAATNTERSAPWTGNVNRWTPPLPTSLPPTAEQMNLIIARLAADGLWLHDTITGSPMPSALRDHIAAHLAHLADPATDQTDDVRPSP
- a CDS encoding aldehyde dehydrogenase family protein encodes the protein MTLTYDDLLATITDPGGREILDPATGDLVGRAPFRSVETLDEAITRAKAAQPAWAGRTDDQRKEMLLAAADAIDAAAEPLAELLSREQGKPLNGPNARFEVGACTNWLRATAETDLPDLTLIDDGETHAELHYRPLGVVGAIGPWNWPMMITVWQIAPALRMGNTTVVKPSEYTPLSVLALAHVLNTALPQDVLTVVAGDGELGARLAGHPDIAKLMFTGSTRTGQAIIKSSADTVKRLTLELGGNDAGIVLPDVDPKAIAQDLFWGAFINTGQTCAALKRLYVHTDVYDDVCSALTDVTSAMPMGRGLDENNVLGPLQNKAQYDIVSRLVDAARDSGARILTGGDPDSEGPGYFYPATLVADIDSDNPLVVEEQFGPALPIIRVESIDEAVELANALDVGLGSSVWSADADAARAVAARIQAGTVWINSHGGVHPMIPFGGVKMSGYGLEFGVEGLKSVSAPQVING
- a CDS encoding HpcH/HpaI aldolase family protein; translated protein: MSIRLTHTFRHHLASADRPLYGGWITTGSPVAAEIMAGSGLDWVLIDMEHAPNGLESVLVQLYAVSSYPVTPVVRVPAGDAVVIKQVLDLGAQNVLVPMVSTAEQARDVAAAAQYPPAGRRGVGSALARSGRWNRIENYLAEAADHVSVFVQIETADGVDNAADIASTPGIDGVFLGPSDLAASMGLLGQQNHPDVVAAVTRAFDAVDSTGQPCGVNAFDPVRADAYAARGAAFLLVGADTALMARGSEALAERFIGTHTESPERTSY
- the hpaH gene encoding 2-oxo-hept-4-ene-1,7-dioate hydratase, with the translated sequence MLPDQTITDIADQLAGAERDRTMIPRLTARFPKMTVEDSYAVQNEWRRRAVESGRRLVGRKIGLTSKVMQVATGITEPDYGAIFDDQVFENGSVIDHSQFSNVRIEVELAFVLGKAVRGPNATIFDVLKATEYVVPALEILSSRIEMEGRTIVDTISDNAALGGMVVGGNPTNPSTVDMRWISALLYRNETIEESGVAAAVLNHPATGVAWLANKLAQHDDHLGAGEIVLAGSFTRPMWVYPSDTVLADYGPMGTISCRFA
- the hpaD gene encoding 3,4-dihydroxyphenylacetate 2,3-dioxygenase, which gives rise to MTLTPDSTKPVVTSTSPVRSTNPVTTPQATPPDVLRCAYMELVVTDLQRSRNFYVDVLDLVVTAEDENAVYLRSFEEFIHHNLVLRKGPVAGVAAFSYRVRSPEDLDKAVAFYTELGCRVERNPHGYNTGIGDSVRVEDPLGFPYEFFHDVEHVERLAWHYHLYTPGALVRLDHFNQVTPDVPRAVGYMEDLGFRVTEDIQDEAGTTYAAWMRRKSTVHDTAMTGGDGPRMHHVAFATHEKHNIIAICDKLGALRMSDHIERGPGRHGVSNAFYLYLRDPDGHRVEIYTQDYYTGDPDNPVVTWDVHDNQRRDWWGTPVVPSWYTDASLVLDLDGNPQPVIARTDDSELAVTIGADGFSYTRKEDTEEMPEWKKGEFKLGAQL